The Teredinibacter sp. KSP-S5-2 genome includes a window with the following:
- a CDS encoding LysR family transcriptional regulator yields MANSRLHSHIGTFRQMELLVTVYDTGSINKAAEKLHLTQPTISMQLKKMADAIGMPLYNKVGRKLVFTDAGLILVQSAREILDSFSRLDMKLADLRGFKSGTLKISVVTTSKYFIPHLLGPFCKRYPNVDIQLKIGNREQIIERLRSSLDDFCVFSHAPQNMDICTLDFLPNPLVAIASEQHPLASQEKITLAELEKYPFIMREQGSGTRNLIENFMKEHKISLNARMTIDSNEAIKHSVAEDLGISILSKHTLAFDEIAGIKHLEVEGMPIQCRWQLVYPSNKRLSVIAEAFLSYLNQGEGLDSLKARIGDMS; encoded by the coding sequence ATGGCCAATTCTCGACTTCATTCTCACATTGGCACCTTTCGACAAATGGAATTACTGGTTACCGTCTACGATACAGGCAGCATCAACAAGGCTGCTGAAAAGCTGCATTTGACCCAACCCACCATATCCATGCAGTTGAAGAAAATGGCCGATGCCATAGGCATGCCGCTATACAATAAAGTCGGCCGCAAACTGGTTTTTACTGACGCAGGGCTGATTTTGGTACAAAGCGCACGGGAAATACTGGATAGTTTTTCCCGCTTGGATATGAAGCTGGCGGACTTACGGGGCTTTAAATCCGGAACACTGAAAATTTCCGTGGTGACCACGTCAAAATACTTTATCCCTCACCTGCTCGGCCCATTTTGTAAACGCTATCCCAACGTGGATATTCAGCTGAAAATAGGCAACCGGGAACAGATTATTGAACGACTACGTTCGTCTCTGGACGATTTTTGTGTTTTCAGCCATGCCCCTCAAAATATGGACATCTGCACGCTGGATTTCTTACCCAACCCCCTGGTAGCCATTGCCAGCGAACAGCATCCACTGGCATCTCAGGAAAAAATTACGCTGGCAGAACTTGAGAAATACCCTTTCATCATGCGTGAACAAGGCTCAGGCACCCGAAACCTGATCGAAAACTTTATGAAAGAACACAAGATATCGCTTAACGCCCGGATGACGATCGACAGTAATGAAGCCATCAAACACAGCGTTGCTGAAGACCTTGGGATCTCCATCTTATCCAAACATACACTGGCATTTGACGAAATAGCTGGCATCAAGCATCTGGAGGTCGAAGGCATGCCAATTCAGTGTCGGTGGCAGCTGGTATACCCCAGTAACAAACGACTTTCGGTCATCGCCGAGGCATTTTTAAGCTATCTTAACCAAGGAGAGGGATTAGACTCACTGAAAGCCAGGATTGGCGATATGTCGTAA
- a CDS encoding DUF523 and DUF1722 domain-containing protein, protein MSDKKQTNTPIAIGISSCLLGEKVRFDTGHKNNDYITKTLSQYFQFRGFCPEVSIGLGIPREPIRLVTDTIDGEVRCIGTKTPELDVTDKLTQCGKDQLDWVKTLSGYIFKKDSPSCGMERVKVYYKNNPKRNGVGLFASVITQHCPNLPTEEEGRLGDAMLRENFIKRVFLYHRWQQLIGSNPSKKQLVRFHAQHKLIYMSHNQSKTRKLGQLVAKIGEFEQNDYCEQYLQQVTDILSKPATRKNNTNVLKHIQGYLKRQLDTDDKQELEETIEQYRTGLVPLIVPITILKHHFRKFPDQYIDDSLYMQPHPQELMLRNQL, encoded by the coding sequence ATGTCGGATAAAAAACAAACAAATACCCCCATAGCGATTGGAATCAGCAGTTGTTTGCTTGGTGAAAAAGTCAGGTTCGATACCGGTCACAAAAACAACGATTACATAACCAAAACCCTCTCCCAGTATTTTCAATTTAGAGGCTTTTGCCCGGAGGTAAGTATCGGGCTAGGTATTCCACGAGAACCCATTCGTTTGGTGACAGATACCATTGACGGCGAAGTTCGCTGTATTGGAACCAAAACACCAGAGCTGGATGTAACAGATAAGTTAACCCAATGCGGAAAAGACCAATTGGATTGGGTGAAAACACTTTCCGGCTATATATTCAAAAAGGACTCCCCCAGTTGTGGAATGGAACGGGTTAAGGTTTATTACAAAAATAATCCCAAACGAAATGGAGTAGGACTTTTTGCCTCGGTGATTACTCAACACTGCCCAAACCTGCCCACGGAAGAAGAAGGTCGGTTAGGTGATGCGATGTTACGGGAAAATTTTATTAAACGAGTATTTCTATATCATCGCTGGCAGCAACTTATTGGCAGCAACCCCAGTAAAAAGCAACTGGTGCGATTTCACGCCCAACACAAACTCATCTACATGAGTCACAATCAAAGCAAAACCCGCAAGCTTGGACAGCTAGTAGCTAAAATCGGCGAATTTGAACAAAACGATTATTGTGAACAGTACTTACAGCAAGTAACGGACATTCTGTCCAAACCCGCTACGCGTAAAAACAACACCAATGTACTTAAACATATTCAAGGGTATCTCAAAAGACAATTGGATACCGACGATAAGCAAGAGTTGGAAGAAACCATCGAACAATATCGGACTGGATTGGTGCCGTTGATTGTGCCAATCACAATTTTAAAACACCACTTCCGTAAATTCCCAGATCAATATATTGATGACTCCCTTTATATGCAACCACATCCTCAGGAGCTGATGTTAAGAAATCAACTGTAA
- a CDS encoding diguanylate cyclase: MQIDALLLSVLDNIPDGFAVFDDKNRLLYCNQAMADFFYTPKDLSQGVSYRKLMLNAYGNGRGKNLGEAEFEQWLTHVEERVNLNIDKSLIVDIHDHKWLKISQQLVGELLVVRGSDISELKKAKIQLIQALEDIEHLNDLDELTGIPNSYSFERTARAEMARCKRYGRAMSLVLLNIDKMKTLNRENGFLVGDEMLQFFSRKVREQLRHTDFLARLGNDEFGMILPESSSSDAFCLAERCRKKIKHYAVLPKALEYTVSITISAGITEIKTTDIDVNDLYIRAKEGLKMSKGRGRNTCTIVD; the protein is encoded by the coding sequence ATGCAAATCGACGCACTCCTTTTGTCAGTGCTGGATAATATACCCGACGGCTTTGCTGTTTTTGACGACAAAAATCGCTTACTTTATTGTAATCAGGCGATGGCGGACTTTTTTTATACACCGAAAGATCTTAGTCAGGGCGTATCCTATCGAAAACTCATGCTCAATGCTTACGGTAATGGACGAGGTAAAAACCTCGGAGAAGCGGAATTTGAGCAATGGCTTACCCATGTGGAAGAGAGGGTCAACCTGAATATTGATAAGTCACTGATTGTTGATATTCATGATCATAAGTGGCTTAAAATTTCTCAACAATTAGTTGGTGAGCTCTTGGTGGTTCGTGGCTCGGATATATCGGAGTTAAAAAAAGCAAAAATCCAATTGATTCAGGCATTGGAAGATATTGAACATCTCAATGATCTGGATGAACTGACCGGTATACCTAATAGCTATTCATTTGAACGTACTGCCAGAGCTGAAATGGCCAGATGTAAACGTTATGGCCGGGCTATGTCATTAGTGCTACTCAATATTGATAAAATGAAAACGCTCAATCGAGAAAACGGTTTTTTGGTTGGTGATGAAATGCTGCAGTTTTTCTCTAGAAAAGTACGAGAGCAACTAAGACATACTGATTTTTTGGCTCGTTTGGGTAACGACGAGTTTGGGATGATTTTACCGGAGTCCAGTTCGTCCGATGCGTTTTGTCTGGCTGAACGTTGCCGTAAAAAAATTAAGCATTATGCTGTTTTGCCGAAAGCTCTTGAGTATACGGTGAGTATAACCATATCTGCGGGTATTACCGAAATAAAAACCACCGATATTGATGTTAACGATTTGTATATTCGTGCGAAAGAAGGACTGAAAATGTCAAAAGGGCGCGGACGGAATACCTGTACTATCGTGGATTAA
- a CDS encoding YHS domain-containing (seleno)protein: protein MFKLNHSFFRRSLFVSSLVLSAHSFAAGPDINATANDVAIHGYDPVAYFTKSKPVQGNSKYSAVYDGAIYYFASEEHRNTFKDTPHKYAPAFGGFCAMGVALDKKLDTDPEAWKIVDGTLYLNLNKNIQKTWQKDIAGNIDKAKDNWVDIQYTPAAELE from the coding sequence ATGTTCAAATTAAATCATTCTTTTTTTCGTCGTTCACTGTTTGTGTCGAGCTTGGTTCTAAGTGCACATAGCTTTGCCGCCGGGCCAGACATTAACGCCACTGCCAACGATGTCGCGATCCACGGTTATGATCCGGTTGCGTACTTCACTAAAAGTAAACCCGTTCAAGGTAATAGTAAGTATTCTGCTGTATATGATGGTGCTATTTATTACTTTGCATCCGAAGAGCACCGCAATACGTTTAAAGATACTCCACACAAGTATGCGCCGGCCTTTGGTGGTTTTTGTGCGATGGGTGTGGCGTTGGATAAAAAATTGGATACTGACCCTGAAGCCTGGAAAATTGTTGATGGGACGTTGTATCTGAACTTGAACAAGAATATACAGAAAACCTGGCAGAAGGATATTGCTGGTAATATCGACAAAGCAAAAGATAATTGGGTTGATATTCAATATACACCTGCTGCTGAACTCGAATAA
- a CDS encoding DoxX family protein: MQKYLSVYYSWESRFSPTFLFLESLALVYARIHVGWIFLKSGLLKLQSWETTLMLFEYEYEVPFLSPKTAAILGTGGEIVLPILLIAGLFSRFSAVGLLVVNYVALISLVEISPAAQIHHVLWGVLLLAVLIRSAGVISFDHFLRHFLGRAGTAVSYQFSSN; the protein is encoded by the coding sequence ATGCAAAAGTATTTAAGTGTTTATTATTCGTGGGAATCGAGGTTTAGCCCAACTTTTTTGTTTCTGGAATCTTTAGCGCTTGTGTATGCGCGCATACATGTCGGGTGGATATTCCTTAAATCCGGTCTGCTTAAACTGCAGAGTTGGGAGACAACCCTGATGTTATTCGAATACGAATACGAGGTGCCGTTTTTAAGTCCGAAGACAGCCGCCATTTTGGGTACGGGTGGTGAAATTGTGTTGCCGATATTACTCATCGCCGGTTTGTTTTCACGATTCTCTGCTGTCGGTTTATTGGTTGTGAATTATGTGGCTTTGATTAGTTTGGTGGAGATTTCTCCTGCGGCGCAAATACATCATGTTTTGTGGGGTGTGCTTTTGCTTGCCGTTTTAATTCGTAGTGCGGGGGTTATTTCATTCGATCACTTTCTACGCCATTTTCTTGGACGAGCCGGGACAGCGGTGTCCTATCAGTTTTCGTCTAATTAA
- a CDS encoding AraC family transcriptional regulator, with amino-acid sequence MDKLSDLLQHVRITAGVFYTGNLCGLASFDKSSQQEGHIHVLKRGKMHLSTQTKKQFEIPSPSLIFLPQPLAHKMTADEDEGADLVCATITYGMDASNMLTQGLPECMVAPFSEHPQLQAISDWLFQEAFKEQSGKNAVMNRLCELLVIELFRIQMEITPKATGVIVGLNHPNIGNVLEAIHRQPQERWSLEKMAELAHLSRSKFAALFKDVVGQPPGDYITEWRLGIAQNLLMKGQQIGVVANKVGYEDGSALARAFRKKTGLSPKEWQHKHAQ; translated from the coding sequence ATGGATAAGCTTTCTGATTTGCTACAACATGTTCGAATTACTGCTGGCGTGTTTTACACAGGTAACTTATGTGGACTGGCATCATTTGATAAATCAAGCCAACAAGAAGGCCATATACATGTGCTTAAACGCGGCAAGATGCACCTTTCCACCCAGACAAAAAAACAGTTTGAGATTCCCTCACCAAGCTTGATTTTTCTTCCTCAACCGCTCGCTCACAAAATGACCGCAGATGAAGACGAAGGAGCAGATCTCGTTTGCGCAACCATTACCTATGGGATGGACGCCAGCAATATGCTGACTCAGGGATTACCGGAGTGCATGGTCGCCCCTTTCAGCGAACACCCACAGTTGCAGGCAATAAGTGATTGGCTGTTTCAGGAGGCATTTAAGGAACAATCCGGCAAAAATGCGGTTATGAACCGTCTGTGCGAACTGCTGGTTATCGAACTTTTTCGAATACAAATGGAAATCACCCCAAAAGCCACAGGGGTCATTGTAGGGCTTAATCACCCGAATATAGGTAATGTATTAGAAGCAATACACCGACAACCTCAGGAACGATGGTCTTTGGAAAAAATGGCTGAACTCGCGCACTTATCCCGCTCGAAGTTCGCGGCTTTGTTCAAGGATGTGGTCGGGCAACCACCGGGCGATTACATCACCGAGTGGCGCCTTGGAATAGCGCAAAACCTACTAATGAAAGGTCAGCAAATTGGTGTTGTCGCTAATAAAGTAGGCTACGAAGACGGTTCCGCGCTGGCAAGAGCATTTAGAAAAAAAACCGGACTTTCACCCAAGGAGTGGCAACACAAACACGCACAATAA
- a CDS encoding NifB/NifX family molybdenum-iron cluster-binding protein: MIYAIPYQYGKISVHFARAKQIMLVNDETGKTEVVANPAARNPSSESRDQLIQLFRMNRVDAVILRHIGRCMLKSLFNDGLKVFRSPEKTPLSEVFVSELTPIQELDQVQAASENRRMCCSNGAKQHQHCGDGEGGHQCCHH, encoded by the coding sequence ATGATTTATGCAATTCCATACCAATACGGCAAGATTTCCGTTCATTTTGCCCGCGCAAAACAAATTATGTTAGTTAATGACGAGACAGGTAAAACGGAAGTTGTTGCAAACCCGGCGGCAAGGAACCCCAGTTCGGAAAGCCGCGATCAACTTATACAATTGTTCAGAATGAATAGGGTGGATGCCGTTATTCTGCGTCACATTGGTCGCTGTATGCTCAAGAGCTTATTTAACGATGGGTTAAAGGTTTTTCGTTCGCCGGAAAAAACACCCCTGTCTGAAGTTTTTGTGTCAGAACTAACACCTATACAAGAGCTGGATCAGGTGCAGGCGGCATCCGAAAACAGAAGAATGTGTTGCAGTAATGGTGCTAAGCAACATCAGCATTGCGGCGATGGTGAGGGAGGGCATCAATGCTGTCATCACTGA
- a CDS encoding DUF134 domain-containing protein has product MVRPKKGRRIGCRPAFSCFKPNGVPLSQLDSVSLQADELEAIRLADLLNLNHQQAADEMAVSRQTFGNIVARARHKVAQSLVEGMALTIDPERLS; this is encoded by the coding sequence ATGGTCAGGCCTAAGAAAGGGCGGCGAATTGGCTGTCGTCCTGCATTCAGCTGTTTTAAACCGAATGGTGTGCCCTTATCTCAGCTCGATTCCGTGTCGTTACAAGCAGATGAATTGGAGGCTATTCGCCTCGCTGATTTACTGAACCTAAACCATCAACAGGCGGCGGATGAAATGGCCGTCTCTCGTCAAACCTTCGGCAATATCGTTGCTCGCGCCCGGCATAAGGTGGCGCAATCTTTGGTCGAAGGAATGGCGCTTACTATTGATCCTGAGAGGTTGTCATGA
- a CDS encoding DUF3592 domain-containing protein yields MTLSWFMFFVGAAISLFALANLVRTLASRKWPYIVGRVQQNQQQRIASRFITPWSLGEKETVLRLSYTYVIEGCQYVGNRLYSAPILRESELVDGVQVGDKVKVFYKPEKPEVSFLAHSFLWPSLLLLFIGLLMFTLSFSM; encoded by the coding sequence ATGACGTTATCCTGGTTTATGTTTTTCGTCGGCGCAGCTATCAGTCTGTTCGCTCTCGCCAATTTGGTGCGGACATTGGCGAGCAGAAAATGGCCTTACATTGTTGGCCGTGTTCAGCAAAATCAGCAACAAAGGATTGCTTCACGTTTTATTACTCCGTGGAGCCTTGGTGAAAAGGAAACTGTTTTAAGGTTAAGTTATACCTATGTTATTGAGGGCTGTCAGTATGTAGGAAACCGGCTTTATTCCGCTCCAATATTGAGAGAGTCGGAGTTGGTTGATGGTGTTCAAGTGGGAGATAAAGTTAAGGTTTTCTACAAACCTGAAAAACCTGAGGTCTCCTTTTTGGCACACTCTTTTTTGTGGCCAAGCTTGTTACTTTTGTTTATAGGACTGTTGATGTTCACTTTGAGTTTTAGCATGTAA
- a CDS encoding cupin domain-containing protein encodes MSLHLKNTLLLLGIVFSSQVTAAEGITRENKFFREFSLTGEKAFIKSQRIEMSPGFSAPNHRHPVPTFGVVNKGVIIYKEEGSKEVILKEGDTFYEPQGVNITKFNNAGKNVAAFTVFYIVKDESTATVQLSKK; translated from the coding sequence TTGAGTTTACATCTTAAAAATACCTTGTTGCTATTAGGTATTGTTTTCTCCAGTCAGGTTACAGCCGCTGAAGGCATAACTCGTGAAAACAAGTTCTTCCGCGAGTTTTCATTGACTGGTGAAAAGGCGTTTATTAAATCCCAGCGTATTGAAATGTCACCAGGGTTTTCTGCTCCAAATCACCGGCACCCTGTGCCTACCTTTGGCGTTGTGAACAAAGGGGTGATTATCTATAAGGAAGAGGGGAGCAAGGAGGTAATATTGAAGGAGGGAGATACGTTTTACGAGCCTCAAGGCGTGAACATTACCAAGTTCAATAATGCAGGAAAAAATGTGGCGGCATTTACCGTGTTCTATATCGTGAAAGATGAAAGCACAGCAACAGTACAGCTGAGTAAAAAATGA
- a CDS encoding SH3 domain-containing protein — translation MKARRYCTTNARSGLRLRASPISGEVLDVLKNGSLLEVLDDQHWLKVRDQNGREGYISADYTEAAPPPEATAGVTANIVNFQSQGSNISGDLIRIDEDFVVFLTQIDEKLKTLELQLIVTSSLRKPDQDITNTVVEPAKSSNHFVGHALDFNLQYGGEYYNSKRITELDISQENTDDPVSDAQVKRFLNWLAKDASPLRWGGTFSTPDPIHLDDALNLNDQAAYKQKLTQLWG, via the coding sequence ATGAAAGCACGACGATATTGCACCACCAATGCCCGTTCAGGCTTAAGATTGAGAGCCTCTCCGATTTCCGGTGAGGTGTTGGACGTACTGAAAAATGGATCGTTACTTGAAGTGCTGGATGATCAGCATTGGCTAAAAGTACGAGATCAAAATGGGCGTGAAGGCTATATTTCTGCTGACTACACGGAAGCAGCACCTCCTCCAGAAGCCACCGCTGGGGTAACGGCGAATATTGTTAATTTTCAATCACAAGGTTCAAATATTTCCGGCGATTTAATTCGAATTGATGAGGATTTTGTTGTTTTTCTAACGCAAATTGATGAAAAGCTGAAAACGTTGGAGTTACAGCTTATCGTGACCAGCTCGCTGCGTAAACCGGATCAAGACATTACCAACACCGTTGTAGAACCCGCCAAAAGTTCCAACCATTTTGTAGGGCATGCGCTTGATTTCAACCTCCAGTATGGGGGAGAGTATTACAATTCCAAACGCATCACTGAATTAGATATTAGCCAGGAAAATACAGATGACCCTGTTTCTGATGCTCAAGTAAAACGTTTTCTTAACTGGTTAGCGAAAGACGCATCCCCATTGCGCTGGGGAGGAACTTTTTCTACTCCAGATCCAATACACCTTGATGATGCTCTCAACCTAAACGACCAGGCAGCCTATAAACAAAAATTAACTCAGCTTTGGGGCTAA